The nucleotide sequence CTTGGCTTGGAAGCTGACATAAATTCAGCTGTGGAACTGAAATCTGGGTCCGAAGTCCCAGTTTCACCACTAACAAGTCATGTGATCTTGGCCAAGACCCTTAACCTGAGACGCAAGGCCCTCACGGCTCGGGTTCTGAGGACCGTCACATCCGCCCCGCTCCCTGCAGAAGTTTAGCACAAAGACCGCCGAAGCAGTTCTTTGAAAACTCTCAGAATCGCTACTGACCTTCGCGAGGTCCCATCCCTTCATAACAGAATGAAACTGGCCACATCTGAACCACCCTTGGGCAGTCTGTCAGCTCACGTCCCCTTTCGTGCGAAAACCTTTCTGTTTTTTCAGTGCTCATTAATCTCTCGCATGTTCTCAACCCCTTTGACACACGAGTCAAAGTCAGCGCCTCCCAGTCAGGTGCTAACTCGGCCTTTTATCACTTCCTGCCTCTGAAATTCACCTTCTCGTTTAGATGGTAAGCTCCTCACGGCAGGGTGTGGCTGGCATTCAGTTTACAGCCTATGTGCCTGGACAGTGCCCTGAACTATAGATGCTTAACAAATAAGTGTCATGGACCGGCAGCCAGTTTTTCAAGAAGACGCATCAAATTACCTTCGATGATCCCCCAGGGGGTTTTCCGGCCGAGGACCCGCTTGCCGTTCACCTGGTACTCCTTGTCGCTGCCCACCACCGCGAAAGGCATGCTCTCCTGCTGACAAACGACACGTATGTGCATGTCAACCTCCTGTACCGTCTGGGCCTCCAAGGACAGGATGGCGTACAGCCCTGGGTCTCTAGCCTTGAACTGCACATCTCTGATGTTCATTCAGTGATCCCACCCGTGGCAAGGGGCTAGGGCAAGGCTCTTGTCTCCTGAAAAGAAGTCTGAAGTCCTGGTCAAACTCACAATCACACCCCTGCCTGGCTGGTTCACCTTAATAAATCGGCCTTCCTTCAACAGAACGCTTTGTACTTTTTATTGCTTTAATGTGTTTGCTTTGGCTTGGAACAACTCTGTGGGCTAAGCTAGGATAGAAGGACCTCTCTTAAGTGATCCCCACCCATCGGACAACCGCATAACTGCTGCTTTCCACCACCTCGCATGAAACCTACTGGCAGAGGTCCATGTCCGCGACCTCTCAGAGCTCCAAGACCACTGTCTGATGTTTGTGGGCCCCTCTGCTCCCCCCGACGGGCTGAACGTTCGCCAAGAGACAGACTTTTGTTCCCAAATCTGCTTGCCTGATGTGTAATGGTTATTGGATAAGTTAACTATTATGGAAGCTGAGGGCGTAGGACCATGGCGAGTTGTTTCTCTGAAGCTTGACCTGATAAAGGGGAGCTGCGCTTGTCTTCAGACTGGACTTATTCTCAAAACAGAAGCCTTGTCTCCATGTGAAAAGAATGTTTAACGAATGGAGTGTATATGTTTTGGTTTCACTTAATCATCTCgagaaatatttctgtaaaaacatTGAAGATTTGTATGCATCGTTTTTTTAAGCGATTTCTTCACTTTGACGGACTTGTCCAACGAACTGATTAACTGCCTGTCTCAAGTACGTCAGTCAAGGGGCTGCTGATACATTATCCACCCTTCACACAGCTGGAGACTCAAGGCTGACGCAAGTAAATGATCTGTCTCGGGTCACAGTGGTTCGGAGAAAGGCCCAGACGAGAACCCAGGATTATGATGTAAGATCCCAGAACTGTAGAAGTTTAGAACGGAAGGGGGTCGTGGAAATCACACGAAGCCTTAAGATCCCCAGGAGACACCCCAGGGACCGCTGAGAAGACAGGGCTCTGTGCCTGTGTCGCTGAGGAAGACCTgctctgttttcatgttttacGTACAGAAGGTCCGtctgatgtttaatttttttaaagggttccTCTAAGGGAAAGAAAGCCTCTAGGCCACCCACTTAGCCCAGCCCCTGCACTTTGTAGAGGGGTCATTGAGGCAGAGCTCTGACTAGAGCATAGACACCTTGGACCCCCGCCTGATGCTCTTCCTGCCCATGCCCTTCCACCAACCACACCCCAGTCTGGCAGGCCCTGCAGGAGACAGACGTGGACTTTGGCTTTCTGGGTGCACAGTTCACAGTCCCGGGAAGGGCCCCGGTCCTCATTTTCTCCCGTGTCACTTCTGGTCTGGGTCaggagaggtggggcagagagtatGAAAGGGGAAAAGCAGGTGGAAAGACAGGAGGGGTCCACGATCCACATCCCACTGGTAACAGGGGGGCATCTGTGTGATGAGCAGGCCCCGGGCACCCACCCGGATTTTGTCGTTCTCCGTCTTGTCCTCCAAATCCTCATCAAATTCCTTCTGTGGGTAGAACTCAATGCCATTTACTTCAAGCTCCTTTCGAACCTACGAGCAAGGAAGAGAAGCAAGGTAGCCATGTggggtgaggtgtgtgtgtgtgtgtgtgtgtgtgtgtgtgtgtgtgtgtgtgagctgaagtcagaggggTGAATGCAGCCTTGGATAATCCAGTCATCTCTGAACTCCAAGGGCCTGAGCAGCAGGAAGATCCCAATACACCTGAACCCTGGTCACACGGCCACTATAGCCCAGGCTGAGCTGGGGAATAGTCTAGGCATGTAGCGTGCTCATTGCAGGGTCCATAAGATTAGGATTTAGACACTCTGAGTACAGATCCCACATGGGCAGTGCTCATGCTGCTACCAGTCATGTTCCTGATTGCAGGGAAGAGAAGCGAGGCTCCCCGCCCCAAGCCTGTAGGTCTGGCCTCTCCCAAAGCTACAGTCAtgtctcacctcctccaggaagccacccAGTACCTCTACTTGATTATAAGTTTCTTTAAGGGAGCAATGTCTTTATGCTTCACCTGAGTGCCCCAACCTCCGTCCCCATGCATCCAGTACAGGGAGGAGCTTCTAGAAGCACTAGTAAACACTAGTGGGAAGTCAGTTAATTAGTCTAGCCCTCCAAGCAAGCTGACACTGAGGAGCGGTTTCTCATGTGTGTGACGATGTATGTATTCAGCGGTCTCTGCCagtaagagagggaagaaggcggCCTGAGGCTTCGAACTTGTCCTCATCACGGACACCGGCAGCTCAGCTTCTTTAATGGCTAAGTAGGAGCTGGGTGGGAAGGGGGGCCTATATAATACTCAAGGAAAGGACATGGCTTGGaccagaggaggggaagaaggggaggggacaggaaaaggaggaggggccTTCTCACCCTTTGCTTGAATTCAGACTTCTCCTCCAGGGTCATGGTGTCAGCCTTAGCAATGACAGGGATGATGTTCACAACTTTGCTGAGGTGTTTCATGAACTCCAGATCGAGAGGTCGCAAGCTGGGGCCCAGAGAAGGCGGGGGGTCAGAGCCACCTTGCCCTCCCCCCCGACTCAGCCACTGCCACCACTCCAGGGCcaccctggggacagagggactGGCTGGCCGGAAACCTGGCTGAGGCCAAGGGGCTTCTCCCTCTCCTGACAGCCTGCAGAACAGGCTCTGAGTCTCTGCCCCACTGGGACCaccgtctccctttctcttcaaaTCCTGGCCCTCCAGCGGCCCTCAGAGCAGCCTTCCTGACGCGGGGATCTTTCTCTCCCGGGGACAGCGTGGACTGCCGTCTCTGCCAATGTGACCTTGGGTCATGGTTACTTGTCTATCTTATtctgcacttttttttctttttttttttttcttttttttttttagtaatctccatgcccaggggcgcttgggtggctcagtcagttaagcatccgtcttaggtcaggtcatggtctcatggctcatgaattcgagccccacatcgggctctatgctgacagctcagagcctggatggagcctgctttggattctgtgcctccctctctctcttccctcctctgctcacaatctgtctctctctctctgaaaaataaacattaaaaatttttagaaaaaaaaagtaatctccatgctcagtgtggggctggaacccacaaccctgaggtcaagagtcacatgctccacccgGGGCTCCTGGCGCCCCCAGGACAGCACCCTGTGATGGGCCTTCTCCCAGCCTCCACTTAGTCCTGCAGGGGCCAAGCTGGAGGCCTTGGCCCTCCCCATCTGAGGGCCCAGCTCCCCCGAGGCTCTGGGGCCCCAGTCTGGCTCTAGTTCACAGTCTTGGGGACTCACTAAGTCAGGCTATCTGCTGGCTTGCTCTGACCTTGGGTCAACATTCCAGGGAAGGAatccctgggccccaccctcaATCACCTGCCGAGTACCTGCTTCCTCCAAACTTGGGGGTCTGCCttgcctgtgtcttcctctcaagAACTGAACTCTGGCCCAGCAGACGGGCTCAGTACTAAGCAATGGCAGGCATGCGCGTTggctctctctgtcccaggcctcTCCTCCCTATGGTGCCGTCCCGTCTGCCACTCACAACCGGACTTCCCAGAATGCTCTGCTCGTTGCCAGCCTTCATCTCTAGACATGCTGGTCTGGCCACCAAATGCCTACAGTGGGGTCCCGTACCCACCCCAAACACCCCAATTCACTAACCCTGCCCGCCTCCATTTTACTCTTCTTGCTGCCcatcccgccccaccccccagccttgTGCAAAGCAGCGATCTGCTGAATAAGCAAGGAGCCCTCCGTGCTCACATATTGGCTCCCGTCTGTGGGCACACATGTGCCCGAACCCCAGCGGGCAGCATAGGGGGCTGATGTTGGTCAGCCTTACCCTCCTGGTAAGAAAGTCAGCCTTTTTTCGGGCAAGTCTGGGGGATCCCAAGGCCATGACTACACTGGGGCTCCTCTGGGGCCCCAGCTGCATCCAGGGATTAGTCATCCACTAGAGAATGACACAAACTAGAGCCAGGTGTGGCCACGGGGGGCGGGATTGGTACATACGAGTGTCCCGTGGGCGAGATGAAGTAGAGGCAGCAGTGGACACGGGTGTCAGGGATGCGTTTCTTCCTGGCAATGTTGACCTCCTCCTTCAGGAACTTCTCATACTGTTCATTGATGTACTTCTCGATGGGCTCCCAGCTGGGGCATGGGAAGAAAGCAGACGGATGTCCCAGAAAGACAGGGCCTGGGGGCTCGCCTTAGGCACGGTCAGACAGCAGGGCCCTCACATCCCTCTCATTTCTGCCTCCCCTGGTGGGCCTGGGGGAGGCTGACCACTCTCCCTCAGACCCCCATGGACGCTCTTCTCATCAGCAAGACTAGAACTCCCCCGGGGACCTACTCCTCTGACTGGGCCAGGGGTCTTACAGAACCCCACCCCCTCCAGAAACCAACACACACTTTCCCCACCTCCATTCCTTGTTAGCTGGGAGGCCCCGAGGAAGTCTCATCCCCTCCCTGAGGCTATTTTCTCCCAAGCAAAATGGGAGCACCCATTCTGCTAAAAGCCCTCCCAAGAACGGAGGTTCGGTACTTAACATAGCAATGGCATACAGAAAACATTCAACATGGCCACAACTCATTATCCTGACTGTTGCCAATGTCATGATCACCTTTCTCCTTCAAGGAGCATTCAAATAACCAGAGAAGAGGACACCCAGTCACTTTTCCACGATGGTTCTAAGTTGTGTTGTCCAGCCGCCCTGCCTATCCGTGGCAGACCCCAGCTCCTGCACAGAGGAACAACGGTCTCCACCCCTATCAGGGAGCAAACTTCTGCCTGGAACTTTCCATCTATATTCTGCACAGCGTATGCTACCCCTCCTTGGCTGCATGCTCATTGCAGCTTAGCTCAGTGAATTCCCAGAGGCTCTTTGCTCAAGGAAATTGCccacccttctctcttcttcccggCTAAGACGTTGCCCACAGGCCAAGCTCTGCCACAGCCCTCAGATCAGCCCATAGCTCCCCTTGTTCTGTCCGCCCTGCCCTGCAGCCTCCTGTAGGTAATCCCATAGCCAAAATTCCCTCTGCACtgcgccgcccccccccaccccccgggtcTCTTCCCTCGCCTCTTTATAAAGCCCCTCTGCCATCTGTTAGTAAGTTTTCCCACTCAGCCCCTCGGCACGAAGGGTGCAGATGGCTCTCGATGGAATGAATCTGCACCGTGTTCAACGTCTTCCTTGCGGCGTCTTTAGGGCAGAAATCTCACAGGCAGAAATATACCAGTTTTCATTGTTGATCTGGTCTCCAAAGCCCGGGGTGTCGATGACCGTCAGTTTCATTTTGACCCCGCCTTCCTCTATCACTGCGGGGGAGACAGAGGGGCACCAGGGAGGTCAGTCTTCCAGCTGATGCCAGGTACCCTGCTGCCTACCCGTCAGGCAGACCCAggttccttccatccttcctgaGGACCAACTACTGGAAAAGTCAAGTTCAGGGTCTTCCCACCTCAGTACTTCTGTTCCCGCCACCTGCTGGGCCCTCCTGGCTTCTTTCTTGTCTAAATCCCACCCTCGCTTCATCATccagctcaagccccacttctttcctttttaatcccCCCCTTTTCTAGCCAAGGAGCTGGCTTCACAGACTTGAGGCCTCTGTTCTCTTCTGTCTCAAAACTGCCTTTCATTTgcccgtctctccctctctggcagAGACCCTTCTGAACAGCGGCCACAGGGGTCCTGCCCGGTCCTCACCGTGCCCAATAGCTTTGATCTCCACAGTCTTGGGAATCTTCTCCTCTCGGTTCCAGCTGGAGGCCTTGCGGCTCACCTGGGATTTGAAGAGCGTGTTGACCAGCGTTGACTTGCCCAGTCCGCTCTGACCTGCCACAAGACAGGAGGAGGGTGACACGGTGGGGAAGACCCGTGTCCACCTCCTGAGCCGGCCATCTCTCCCACGGGCCTACAGATTTCTAGAGCCTTGATCCAGGCCACGCCCCCAGTTTTTCACTCACTGGAGGCAAAGGACTGAGTGGAGAGCAGGCAGGTGGGGACAGTTTCCTGGTAGCTGAGAG is from Suricata suricatta isolate VVHF042 chromosome 10, meerkat_22Aug2017_6uvM2_HiC, whole genome shotgun sequence and encodes:
- the SEPTIN3 gene encoding neuronal-specific septin-3 isoform X2, yielding MSKGLPEARTDAAMSELVPEPRPKPAVPMKPVSINSTLLGYIGIDTIIEQMRKKTMKTGFDFNIMVVGQSGLGKSTLVNTLFKSQVSRKASSWNREEKIPKTVEIKAIGHVIEEGGVKMKLTVIDTPGFGDQINNENCWEPIEKYINEQYEKFLKEEVNIARKKRIPDTRVHCCLYFISPTGHSLRPLDLEFMKHLSKVVNIIPVIAKADTMTLEEKSEFKQRVRKELEVNGIEFYPQKEFDEDLEDKTENDKIRQESMPFAVVGSDKEYQVNGKRVLGRKTPWGIIEVENLNHCEFALLRDFVIRTHLQDLKEVTHNIHYETYRAKRLNDNGGLPPGEGLLGTVLPPVPATPCPTAE
- the SEPTIN3 gene encoding neuronal-specific septin-3 isoform X3, producing MSKGLPEARTDAAMSELVPEPRPKPAVPMKPVSINSTLLGYIGIDTIIEQMRKKTMKTGFDFNIMVVGQSGLGKSTLVNTLFKSQVSRKASSWNREEKIPKTVEIKAIGHVIEEGGVKMKLTVIDTPGFGDQINNENCWEPIEKYINEQYEKFLKEEVNIARKKRIPDTRVHCCLYFISPTGHSLRPLDLEFMKHLSKVVNIIPVIAKADTMTLEEKSEFKQRVRKELEVNGIEFYPQKEFDEDLEDKTENDKIRESMPFAVVGSDKEYQVNGKRVLGRKTPWGIIEVENLNHCEFALLRDFVIRTHLQDLKEVTHNIHYETYRAKRLNDNGGLPPGEGLLGTVLPPVPATPCPTAE